One segment of Ignavibacteriales bacterium DNA contains the following:
- a CDS encoding NYN domain-containing protein, with translation MLSYIIDGNNLIGKIPLLKNLQNKDKQSSREKLTYMLDRFFISKKANVTLHLDGHPNEKINSSKMKIIYSENLSADERIKRQISYSKSPRNIIVITSDSNLAQFAKVCSATVISSEEFAAEIQKSSSNADEDAKIKSMDNIEEFKRLFGVDDK, from the coding sequence TTGCTTAGCTATATAATTGATGGAAATAATCTTATTGGGAAAATCCCTCTTTTAAAGAACCTCCAAAATAAAGACAAGCAGTCATCCCGCGAAAAACTTACTTATATGCTGGATCGTTTCTTTATCTCAAAAAAAGCAAATGTAACTTTACATTTAGACGGACATCCAAATGAAAAAATAAATTCATCTAAAATGAAAATAATTTATTCCGAAAATCTATCAGCGGATGAAAGAATTAAAAGACAAATATCCTACTCAAAATCACCACGTAATATTATAGTAATAACTTCAGACTCAAATCTTGCCCAGTTTGCCAAAGTTTGTTCTGCAACCGTCATTTCAAGCGAAGAATTTGCCGCTGAGATTCAAAAGAGTTCTTCAAATGCAGATGAAGATGCTAAAATTAAATCTATGGACAATATAGAAGAGTTTAAAAGACTCTTTGGAGTTGATGATAAATAG